From the Brassica napus cultivar Da-Ae chromosome A8, Da-Ae, whole genome shotgun sequence genome, one window contains:
- the LOC106371864 gene encoding metal transporter Nramp2, protein MENDVKVDEKVEEADRLLPPHSLPSNSDEDESEAAFESRDKIVIVDFESADDPSAAAPPFSWRKLWLFTGPGFLMSIAFLDPGNLEGDLQAGAIAGYSLLWLLMWATAMGLLIQMLSARVGVATGRHLAELCREEYPTWARYVLWSMAEIALIGADIQEVIGSAIAIQILSRGVLPLWAGVVITASDCFLFLFLENYGVRKLEAMFAVLIATMGLSFAWMFGETKPSGKELMIGILLPRLSSKTIRQAVGVVGCVIMPHNVFLHSALVQSRQIDPKRKSRVQEALNYYLIESSVALFISFMINLFVTTVFAKGFYGTEKANNIGLVNAGQYLQEKFGGGLLPILYIWGIGLLAAGQSSTITGTYAGQFIMGGFLNLRLKKWMRAVITRSCAIVPTMIVAIVFNTSEASLDVLNEWLNVLQSVQIPFALLPLLTLVSKEEVMGDFKIGPVLQRIAWTVAALVMIINGYLLLDFFVSEVNGFMFGVTVCVWTTAYVAFIVYLISHSNFFPSPWSSSSIELPKRVTVSDS, encoded by the exons ATGGAAAACGACGTCAAGGTCGACGAGAAAGTGGAAGAAGCCGACCGCCTTCTTCCTCCCCATTCTCTCCCCTCCAATTCCGACGAGGATGAATCCGAGGCCGCCTTCGAGTCCAGAGACAAGATCGTGATCGTCGATTTCGAATCCGCCGACGATCCCTCCGCCGCGGCACCTCCTTTCTCGTGGCGGAAACTATGGCTGTTCACCGGTCCAGGCTTCCTGATGAGCATAGCGTTCTTAGATCCGGGGAATCTAGAAGGAGATCTGCAAGCGGGTGCCATCGCTGGCTACTCTCTGCTTTGGCTCTTGATGTGGGCCACCGCCATGGGGCTACTGATCCAGATGCTCTCCGCTAGAGTCGGTGTCGCCACCGGCCGGCATCTGGCTGAGCTCTGCCGCGAAGAGTATCCGACTTGGGCGAGGTATGTGCTCTGGTCCATGGCGGAGATTGCTCTCATCGGAGCTGATATTCAAGAGGTTATCGGCAGTGCGATTGCGATTCAGATTCTCAGCCGCGGCGTCTTGCCGCTTTGGGCCGGTGTTGTCATTACGGCGTCGGATTG ttttttatttttgtttctagaGAATTATGGTGTGAGGAAGTTAGAAGCTATGTTTGCCGTTTTGATTGCAACCATGGGTTTGTCTTTTGCGTGGATGTTTGGTGAAACCAAGCCAAGTGGAAAAGAACTTATGATAG GTATTTTACTTCCAAGGCTTAGCTCAAAGACAATTAGGCAAGCTGTAGGTGTTGTCGGCTGTGTCATAATGCCTCACAACGTGTTTTTGCATTCGGCTCTTGTACAGTCGAGGCAAATCGACCCAAAGAGGAAATCAAGGGTTCAAGAGGCTCTGAACTACTATTTGATTGAGTCTTCGGTCGCACTTTTCATCTCCTTCATGATTAACTTGTTTGTAACCACCGTCTTTGCAAAAGGGTTTTACGGAACCGAGAAAGCTAATAACATTGGCTTAGTTAACGCTGGTCAGTATCTACAAGAGAAGTTTGGAGGTGGGCTTCTCCCGATTCTCTATATTTGGGGAATTGGTTTGTTAGCGGCAGGACAAAGCAGTACGATTACTGGTACGTATGCTGGACAGTTTATAATGGGAGGGTTTCTGAATCTCCGGCTTAAGAAATGGATGAGGGCAGTTATaacaagaagctgtgctattgtGCCGACCATGATTGTGGCGATCGTGTtcaacacttctgaagcttccTTGGATGTTTTGAATGAATGGCTCAATGTGCTTCAGTCTGTACAGATTCCTTTTGCTCTTCTCCCTCTTCTAACGTTGGTATCCAAAGAAGAAGTTATGGGAGACTTCAAGATTGGCCCTGTTCTCCAG AGAATAGCGTGGACAGTGGCTGCACTTGTAATGATCATCAATGGGTATCTTCTGTTGGATTTCTTTGTATCAGAAGTGAACGGTTTTATGTTTGGAGTTACGGTCTGCGTCTGGACAACTGCTTATGTTGCGTTTATAGTCTACCTCATCTCACACAGCAACTTTTTTCCTTCTCCTTGGTCTTCCTCCTCCATTGAACTTCCCAAAAGAGTGACAGTCTCAGATAGCTAG
- the LOC106371865 gene encoding cyclin-A3-4 isoform X1, translated as MAENQNSTRMTRAAAKRKASVTDENPVSKKRVVLGELPNNSNVPAPLIPLQERETQKPKSTLFAPKKQPKNPPLPQTVDFESGSSDPRMCGPYVADICAYLREMEIQRKLKQRPLHDYIEKVQSDLTPSMRGVLMDWLVEVAEEYKLVSDTLYLTVSYVDRFLSAKPINRQRLQLVGVSAMLIASRKYEEISPPKVEDFVYITDNTFTRQDVVSMEADILVALQFELGCPTIKTFLRRFTRVAQEDFNEPLLQIECLCCYLSELSLLDYSCVKFLPSMLAASAVFLARFIIRPKQRPWNQMLEEYTKYKASDLQQPVGIIHDLYLSRRGNSLEAVRNKYKQHKFKCVATMPVSPELPQAFFEDVTIR; from the exons ATGGCGGAGAATCAGAACTCCACGAGGATGACTAGGGCGGCGGCGAAGCGAAAGGCCTCCGTAACGGACGAAAACCCAGTTAGCAAGAAGAGAGTCGTTCTCGGAGAGCTTCCGAATAACTCCAATGTCCCTGCTCCGCTCATACCCCTCCAAGAAAGAGAGACCCAGAAGCCTAAATCAACTCTCTTCGCCCCCAAGAAGCAGCCGAAGAACCCTCCCTTACCTCAGACCGTAGATTTCGAATCCGGATCTAGCGATCCTCGGATGTGTGGTCCTTATGTCGCTGACATCTGCGCCTATCTCCGCGAAATGGAG ATTCAGAGGAAGCTGAAGCAAAGACCTTTACATGATTACATTGAAAAGGTTCAGAGTGATTTGACGCCTAGCATGAGAGGGGTTTTAATGGACTGGTTAGTGGAGGTTGCTGAGGAGTACAAACTCGTCTCCGACACGCTCTATCTCACTGTCTCTTATGTTGATCGATTCTTGTCCGCAAAGCCTATTAACAGGCAGAGGCTTCAGCTTGTGGGTGTTTCTGCTATGCTTATTGCGTC TAGGAAATACGAAGAGATAAGTCCTCCTAAAGTGGAAGATTTTGTTTACATTACTGATAATACGTTTACAAGACAAGATGTGGTGTCCATGGAGGCTGATATACTTGTTGCTCTACAGTTTGAATTAGGATGTCCAACCATCAAAACATTCTTACG ACGGTTCACAAGGGTTGCTCAAGAGGATTTCAAT GAGCCACTGTTGCAGATAGAGTGCCTCTGTTGCTATCTCTCAGAGTTGAGTCTGTTGGATTACAGCTGTGTGAAGTTTTTGCCTTCTATGTTGGCAGCTTCTGCTGTCTTTCTTGCTCGATTCATCATCCGTCCAAAGCAACGTCCCTGG AACCAAATGTTAGAAGAGTACACAAAGTACAAGGCGTCTGATCTGCAACAACCTGTGGGAATCATACATGACTTGTATCTAAGCAGACGAGGGAACAGTTTAGAAGCTGTTAGGAACAAATACAAGCAGcataag TTCAAGTGCGTTGCTACCATGCCTGTTTCACCTGAGCTGCCCCAAGCTTTCTTTGAAGATGTTACAATCAGATAA
- the LOC106371865 gene encoding cyclin-A3-4 isoform X3, with translation MAENQNSTRMTRAAAKRKASVTDENPVSKKRVVLGELPNNSNVPAPLIPLQERETQKPKSTLFAPKKQPKNPPLPQTVDFESGSSDPRMCGPYVADICAYLREMERKLKQRPLHDYIEKVQSDLTPSMRGVLMDWLVEVAEEYKLVSDTLYLTVSYVDRFLSAKPINRQRLQLVGVSAMLIASRKYEEISPPKVEDFVYITDNTFTRQDVVSMEADILVALQFELGCPTIKTFLRRFTRVAQEDFNEPLLQIECLCCYLSELSLLDYSCVKFLPSMLAASAVFLARFIIRPKQRPWNQMLEEYTKYKASDLQQPVGIIHDLYLSRRGNSLEAVRNKYKQHKFKCVATMPVSPELPQAFFEDVTIR, from the exons ATGGCGGAGAATCAGAACTCCACGAGGATGACTAGGGCGGCGGCGAAGCGAAAGGCCTCCGTAACGGACGAAAACCCAGTTAGCAAGAAGAGAGTCGTTCTCGGAGAGCTTCCGAATAACTCCAATGTCCCTGCTCCGCTCATACCCCTCCAAGAAAGAGAGACCCAGAAGCCTAAATCAACTCTCTTCGCCCCCAAGAAGCAGCCGAAGAACCCTCCCTTACCTCAGACCGTAGATTTCGAATCCGGATCTAGCGATCCTCGGATGTGTGGTCCTTATGTCGCTGACATCTGCGCCTATCTCCGCGAAATGGAG AGGAAGCTGAAGCAAAGACCTTTACATGATTACATTGAAAAGGTTCAGAGTGATTTGACGCCTAGCATGAGAGGGGTTTTAATGGACTGGTTAGTGGAGGTTGCTGAGGAGTACAAACTCGTCTCCGACACGCTCTATCTCACTGTCTCTTATGTTGATCGATTCTTGTCCGCAAAGCCTATTAACAGGCAGAGGCTTCAGCTTGTGGGTGTTTCTGCTATGCTTATTGCGTC TAGGAAATACGAAGAGATAAGTCCTCCTAAAGTGGAAGATTTTGTTTACATTACTGATAATACGTTTACAAGACAAGATGTGGTGTCCATGGAGGCTGATATACTTGTTGCTCTACAGTTTGAATTAGGATGTCCAACCATCAAAACATTCTTACG ACGGTTCACAAGGGTTGCTCAAGAGGATTTCAAT GAGCCACTGTTGCAGATAGAGTGCCTCTGTTGCTATCTCTCAGAGTTGAGTCTGTTGGATTACAGCTGTGTGAAGTTTTTGCCTTCTATGTTGGCAGCTTCTGCTGTCTTTCTTGCTCGATTCATCATCCGTCCAAAGCAACGTCCCTGG AACCAAATGTTAGAAGAGTACACAAAGTACAAGGCGTCTGATCTGCAACAACCTGTGGGAATCATACATGACTTGTATCTAAGCAGACGAGGGAACAGTTTAGAAGCTGTTAGGAACAAATACAAGCAGcataag TTCAAGTGCGTTGCTACCATGCCTGTTTCACCTGAGCTGCCCCAAGCTTTCTTTGAAGATGTTACAATCAGATAA
- the LOC106371865 gene encoding cyclin-A3-4 isoform X2 — MAENQNSTRMTRAAAKRKASVTDENPVSKKRVVLGELPNNSNVPAPLIPLQERETQKPKSTLFAPKKQPKNPPLPQTVDFESGSSDPRMCGPYVADICAYLREMEIQRKLKQRPLHDYIEKVQSDLTPSMRGVLMDWLVEVAEEYKLVSDTLYLTVSYVDRFLSAKPINRQRLQLVGVSAMLIASKYEEISPPKVEDFVYITDNTFTRQDVVSMEADILVALQFELGCPTIKTFLRRFTRVAQEDFNEPLLQIECLCCYLSELSLLDYSCVKFLPSMLAASAVFLARFIIRPKQRPWNQMLEEYTKYKASDLQQPVGIIHDLYLSRRGNSLEAVRNKYKQHKFKCVATMPVSPELPQAFFEDVTIR, encoded by the exons ATGGCGGAGAATCAGAACTCCACGAGGATGACTAGGGCGGCGGCGAAGCGAAAGGCCTCCGTAACGGACGAAAACCCAGTTAGCAAGAAGAGAGTCGTTCTCGGAGAGCTTCCGAATAACTCCAATGTCCCTGCTCCGCTCATACCCCTCCAAGAAAGAGAGACCCAGAAGCCTAAATCAACTCTCTTCGCCCCCAAGAAGCAGCCGAAGAACCCTCCCTTACCTCAGACCGTAGATTTCGAATCCGGATCTAGCGATCCTCGGATGTGTGGTCCTTATGTCGCTGACATCTGCGCCTATCTCCGCGAAATGGAG ATTCAGAGGAAGCTGAAGCAAAGACCTTTACATGATTACATTGAAAAGGTTCAGAGTGATTTGACGCCTAGCATGAGAGGGGTTTTAATGGACTGGTTAGTGGAGGTTGCTGAGGAGTACAAACTCGTCTCCGACACGCTCTATCTCACTGTCTCTTATGTTGATCGATTCTTGTCCGCAAAGCCTATTAACAGGCAGAGGCTTCAGCTTGTGGGTGTTTCTGCTATGCTTATTGCGTC GAAATACGAAGAGATAAGTCCTCCTAAAGTGGAAGATTTTGTTTACATTACTGATAATACGTTTACAAGACAAGATGTGGTGTCCATGGAGGCTGATATACTTGTTGCTCTACAGTTTGAATTAGGATGTCCAACCATCAAAACATTCTTACG ACGGTTCACAAGGGTTGCTCAAGAGGATTTCAAT GAGCCACTGTTGCAGATAGAGTGCCTCTGTTGCTATCTCTCAGAGTTGAGTCTGTTGGATTACAGCTGTGTGAAGTTTTTGCCTTCTATGTTGGCAGCTTCTGCTGTCTTTCTTGCTCGATTCATCATCCGTCCAAAGCAACGTCCCTGG AACCAAATGTTAGAAGAGTACACAAAGTACAAGGCGTCTGATCTGCAACAACCTGTGGGAATCATACATGACTTGTATCTAAGCAGACGAGGGAACAGTTTAGAAGCTGTTAGGAACAAATACAAGCAGcataag TTCAAGTGCGTTGCTACCATGCCTGTTTCACCTGAGCTGCCCCAAGCTTTCTTTGAAGATGTTACAATCAGATAA
- the LOC106371865 gene encoding cyclin-A3-4 isoform X4, protein MAENQNSTRMTRAAAKRKASVTDENPVSKKRVVLGELPNNSNVPAPLIPLQERETQKPKSTLFAPKKQPKNPPLPQTVDFESGSSDPRMCGPYVADICAYLREMERKLKQRPLHDYIEKVQSDLTPSMRGVLMDWLVEVAEEYKLVSDTLYLTVSYVDRFLSAKPINRQRLQLVGVSAMLIASKYEEISPPKVEDFVYITDNTFTRQDVVSMEADILVALQFELGCPTIKTFLRRFTRVAQEDFNEPLLQIECLCCYLSELSLLDYSCVKFLPSMLAASAVFLARFIIRPKQRPWNQMLEEYTKYKASDLQQPVGIIHDLYLSRRGNSLEAVRNKYKQHKFKCVATMPVSPELPQAFFEDVTIR, encoded by the exons ATGGCGGAGAATCAGAACTCCACGAGGATGACTAGGGCGGCGGCGAAGCGAAAGGCCTCCGTAACGGACGAAAACCCAGTTAGCAAGAAGAGAGTCGTTCTCGGAGAGCTTCCGAATAACTCCAATGTCCCTGCTCCGCTCATACCCCTCCAAGAAAGAGAGACCCAGAAGCCTAAATCAACTCTCTTCGCCCCCAAGAAGCAGCCGAAGAACCCTCCCTTACCTCAGACCGTAGATTTCGAATCCGGATCTAGCGATCCTCGGATGTGTGGTCCTTATGTCGCTGACATCTGCGCCTATCTCCGCGAAATGGAG AGGAAGCTGAAGCAAAGACCTTTACATGATTACATTGAAAAGGTTCAGAGTGATTTGACGCCTAGCATGAGAGGGGTTTTAATGGACTGGTTAGTGGAGGTTGCTGAGGAGTACAAACTCGTCTCCGACACGCTCTATCTCACTGTCTCTTATGTTGATCGATTCTTGTCCGCAAAGCCTATTAACAGGCAGAGGCTTCAGCTTGTGGGTGTTTCTGCTATGCTTATTGCGTC GAAATACGAAGAGATAAGTCCTCCTAAAGTGGAAGATTTTGTTTACATTACTGATAATACGTTTACAAGACAAGATGTGGTGTCCATGGAGGCTGATATACTTGTTGCTCTACAGTTTGAATTAGGATGTCCAACCATCAAAACATTCTTACG ACGGTTCACAAGGGTTGCTCAAGAGGATTTCAAT GAGCCACTGTTGCAGATAGAGTGCCTCTGTTGCTATCTCTCAGAGTTGAGTCTGTTGGATTACAGCTGTGTGAAGTTTTTGCCTTCTATGTTGGCAGCTTCTGCTGTCTTTCTTGCTCGATTCATCATCCGTCCAAAGCAACGTCCCTGG AACCAAATGTTAGAAGAGTACACAAAGTACAAGGCGTCTGATCTGCAACAACCTGTGGGAATCATACATGACTTGTATCTAAGCAGACGAGGGAACAGTTTAGAAGCTGTTAGGAACAAATACAAGCAGcataag TTCAAGTGCGTTGCTACCATGCCTGTTTCACCTGAGCTGCCCCAAGCTTTCTTTGAAGATGTTACAATCAGATAA
- the LOC125577014 gene encoding uncharacterized protein LOC125577014, whose amino-acid sequence MSSCDAAVVAPTSFDTLRLGRSAQVTVAPLLRFWDSRNIKEQGEFMGITLLFLDEQNSVIHEFIHTARLTHYRPSLRSGSIVKGSRFEVARCTNMYKITDNPFVILLE is encoded by the exons ATGTCTTCCTGCGATGCCGCCGTTGTTGCCCCAACATCGTTCGATACTCTCCGTCTGGGTAGATCTGCTCAGGTCACCGTGGCTCCCCTTCTCCGTTTTTGGGACTCCAGAAACATCAAGGAACAAGGTGAATTCATGGGAATCACCTTGCTTTTCCTTGATGAGCAG AATTCTGTGATCCATGAATTTATTCATACCGCTCGCTTGACTCACTACCGTCCATCTTTACGAAGTGGTTCCATCGTCAAAGGTTCACGCTTTGAAGTTGCTAGATGCACTAATATGTACAAGATTACTGACAATCCATTTGTG ATATTGTTGGAATGA
- the LOC106357845 gene encoding cyclin-A3-2-like, translating into MTEKEICLRMTRAAVKRKSTATEDERVTKKRVVLGELPNLSNISVLSNFNQIPKPAKSLGALLRKTAPVALAAVEFGSDIDARSDDPKMCGPYVSDIYEYLRQMEVKPKQRPLPDYMEKVQKDVTPTMRGVLVDWLVEVADEYKLLSETLHLTVSYIDRFLSLKTVNKKRLQLLGVSAMLIASKYEEISPPKVEDFCYITDNTFSKQDVVKMEADILLTLQFELGRPAISSFIRRFTRVAQEDFNVPHLQLEPLSCYLSELSILDYKAVKFLPSMLAASAVFLARFIIRPKQHPWNQMLEEYTKYKAADLQECVGIIHDLYLRRRGGALQAVRDKYKHHKFQCVATMPVSPVLPVTFWEDVTI; encoded by the exons ATGACTGAGAAGGAGATCTGTTTGAGGATGACCAGAGCGGCGGTGAAGAGAAAGTCTACGGCCACGGAGGATGAACGTGTCACCAAGAAGAGAGTGGTTCTCGGCGAGCTTCCGAATCTCTCCAACATCTCCGTCTTGTCCAATTTCAATCAGATCCCGAAGCCCGCAAAGAGTCTCGGAGCTCTATTGAGAAAGACGGCTCCGGTGGCTCTGGCTGCCGTGGAATTTGGATCTGACATTGATGCTCGATCCGATGATCCCAAGATGTGCGGACCTTATGTCTCCGACATCTACGAGTATCTCCGTCAAATGGAG GTGAAGCCAAAGCAAAGACCTTTACCTGATTACATGGAAAAGGTTCAGAAAGATGTAACGCCAACCATGAGAGGTGTTTTGGTTGATTGGTTAGTCGAAGTTGCTGACGAGTACAAGCTCCTGTCCGAAACACTCCACCTCACTGTCTCTTACATCGATAGATTCTTGTCCTTAAAGACCGTCAACAAGAAGAGGCTTCAGCTCTTGGGAGTTTCTGCTATGCTTATTGCCTC gaagtatgaagagaTAAGTCCTCCCAAAGTGGAAGACTTCTGTTACATCACTGATAATACGTTTTCGAAACAAGATGTGGTGAAGATGGAGGCAGATATACTTCTTACCCTTCAGTTTGAATTGGGAAGACCTGCAATCAGTTCTTTTATAAG ACGATTCACAAGGGTTGCACAAGAAGATTTCAAT GTGCCACACTTGCAGCTAGAACCACTCTCTTGCTACTTATCGGAGTTGAGTATATTAGATTACAAAGCTGTGAAGTTTTTGCCATCTATGTTGGCTGCTTCCGCTGTCTTCCTTGCACGATTCATCATCCGTCCTAAACAACATCCTTGG AATCAGATGTTGGAAGAATACACAAAGTACAAAGCGGCTGATCTACAAGAGTGTGTGGGAATCATACATGACTTGTATCTGAGGAGAAGAGggggtgctttacaagctgttAGAGATAAATACAAGCACCACAAG TTCCAGTGCGTTGCGACCATGCCTGTATCACCTGTCCTACCGGTTACCTTCTGGGAGGATGTTACCATTTGA